One part of the Dioscorea cayenensis subsp. rotundata cultivar TDr96_F1 chromosome 2, TDr96_F1_v2_PseudoChromosome.rev07_lg8_w22 25.fasta, whole genome shotgun sequence genome encodes these proteins:
- the LOC120280451 gene encoding ubiquitin carboxyl-terminal hydrolase 24-like isoform X1 has product MSDQEVFIFGSFTEEESRFFQNQSAKTNVDQTEKICLRFGSLNFAFENTVKGPSAKADDKADITQACELVAKSSASKNGTGAISKALHKIPQSKINESPNGSLFHNDIIKNEKNTFDISSSSISGSENNTTNLSSFSVAEGQSGDGGLLTRNVQNGDERSCNGNISVSSPEGINNVKLLSKPEKPSEILMPRGLINSGNLCFVNATLQALLSCSQFVHLLHDLRTRNLPKVAYPTLHAFVDFISNFDMPKDWNAEKSKAAVLESGKPFHASMFELVLKKFTPDVPSNLSGGRPRQEDAQEFLSYVMDQMHDELLKLKGPSSHQNGVNCSLVSSDEEDGWETVGRKNRSAVTRTQKFLPSELSAIFGGQLRSVVKARGNRASATVQPFLLLHLDIHPGTVHTIEDALHLFSALETLEGYRISTGKDGEVAASKSVKIQELPRIMILHLMRFSYGSNGMTKLHKPVQFPLELVLGHELLVHPLSEGRRYELVATITHHGREPSRGHYTADTKYSDGQWLRYDDASINAISTSKVLHDEAYVLFYRQI; this is encoded by the exons ATGAGTGATCAGGAG GTttttatatttggttctttTACCGAAGAGGAGTCAAGGTTCTTTCAGAACCAATCTGCTAAGACCAATGTCGACCAGACAGAAAAGATATGTTTGCGATTTGGTTCTTTGAACTTCGCGTTTGAAAACACAGTGAAAGGCCCTAGTGCTAAGGCGGATGATAAAGCTGACATTACCCAAGCATGTGAGCTGGTTGCAAAGAGTAGTGCCTCCAAGAATGGTACTGGGGCGATATCTAAAGCCTTACACAAAATTCCACAAtctaaaataaatgaaagtcCTAATGGTTCCTTATTCcataatgatattattaaaaatgagaagaaTACTTTTGATATTAGTTCATCGAGTATATCTGGATCTGAGAATAATACTACTAATTTGAGCTCATTCAGTGTTGCTGAGGGCCAAAGTGGTGATGGCGGCTTGTTAACAAGAAATGTGCAAAATGGTGATGAAAGATCATGCAATGGTAATATTTCTGTCAGTTCACCTGAAGGCATAAATAATGTGAAACTATTGAGCAAACCAGAAAAGCCATCTGAAATTTTAATGCCACGAGGCTTGATAAATTCCGGGAATCTCTGCTTTGTTAATGCAACATTGCAAGCACTCCTTTCATGCTCACAATTTGTTCATCTTCTGCATGATCTTAGAACTCGCAATCTTCCCAAG GTTGCCTATCCAACACTTCATGCGTTTGTCGACTTCATCTCAAATTTTGACATGCCAAAAGATTGGAATGCTGAAAAAAGTAAGGCAGCAGTTCTTGAAAGTGGGAAACCTTTCCATGCAAGCATGTTTGAGCTTGTTTTGAAGAAATTTACTCCAGACGTGCCTTCAAATCTATCTGGGGGAAGACCTAG ACAAGAAGATGCCCAAGAATTCTTGAGTTATGTCATGGACCAAATGCATGATGAATTGTTGAAACTTAAAGGCCCTTCATCACATCAAAATGGAGTTAACTGCTCTCTTGTATCTTctgatgaagaagatggttgGGAAACTGTTGGACGAAAAAACCGATCTGCTGTCACCAGAACTCAGAAATTTCTGCCATCTGAGTTGAGTGCAATTTTTGGGGGGCAACTAAGAAGTGTTGTGAAGGCAAGAG GCAACAGAGCTTCAGCTACTGTTCAGCCATTCCTCCTGCTCCATCTTGACATTCATCCGGGAACTGTTCACACAATTGAAGATGCCTTACATTTGTTTTCTGCTTTGGAGACACTGGAAGGATACAGAATATCCACCGGGAAG GATGGTGAAGTAGCTGCTAGCAAGTCAGTGAAGATTCAAGAGCTCCCTCGAATTATGATACTGCATCTAATGCGGTTCAGCTATGGAAGCAACGGAATGACTAAACTGCATAAACCTGTCCAATTCCCACTCGAGCTTGTACTCGGTCACGAGTTGCTTGTACACCCATTATCAGAG GGACGAAGATATGAGCTTGTTGCAACGATCACACACCACGGCAGAGAACCGTCAAGAGGACATTACACAGCTGACACGAAGTATTCTGACGGGCAGTGGCTCCGGTATGATGATGCATCCATCAATGCTATTAGCACAAGCAAAGTTTTGCATGACGAGGCATATGTTCTTTTTTACAGACAAATATAG
- the LOC120280451 gene encoding ubiquitin carboxyl-terminal hydrolase 24-like isoform X2 has protein sequence MSDQEVFIFGSFTEEESRFFQNQSAKTNVDQTEKICLRFGSLNFAFENTVKGPSAKADDKADITQACELVAKSSASKNGTGAISKALHKIPQSKINESPNGSLFHNDIIKNEKNTFDISSSSISGSENNTTNLSSFSVAEGQSGDGGLLTRNVQNGDERSCNGNISVSSPEGINNVKLLSKPEKPSEILMPRGLINSGNLCFVNATLQALLSCSQFVHLLHDLRTRNLPKVAYPTLHAFVDFISNFDMPKDWNAEKSKAAVLESGKPFHASMFELVLKKFTPDVPSNLSGGRPRQEDAQEFLSYVMDQMHDELLKLKGPSSHQNGVNCSLVSSDEEDGWETVGRKNRSAVTRTQKFLPSELSAIFGGQLRSVVKARGNRASATVQPFLLLHLDIHPGTVHTIEDALHLFSALETLEGYRISTGKDGEVAASKSVKIQELPRIMILHLMRFSYGSNGMTKLHKPVQFPLELVLGHELLVHPLSEGRRYELVATITHHGREPSRGHYTADTKYSDGQWLRQI, from the exons ATGAGTGATCAGGAG GTttttatatttggttctttTACCGAAGAGGAGTCAAGGTTCTTTCAGAACCAATCTGCTAAGACCAATGTCGACCAGACAGAAAAGATATGTTTGCGATTTGGTTCTTTGAACTTCGCGTTTGAAAACACAGTGAAAGGCCCTAGTGCTAAGGCGGATGATAAAGCTGACATTACCCAAGCATGTGAGCTGGTTGCAAAGAGTAGTGCCTCCAAGAATGGTACTGGGGCGATATCTAAAGCCTTACACAAAATTCCACAAtctaaaataaatgaaagtcCTAATGGTTCCTTATTCcataatgatattattaaaaatgagaagaaTACTTTTGATATTAGTTCATCGAGTATATCTGGATCTGAGAATAATACTACTAATTTGAGCTCATTCAGTGTTGCTGAGGGCCAAAGTGGTGATGGCGGCTTGTTAACAAGAAATGTGCAAAATGGTGATGAAAGATCATGCAATGGTAATATTTCTGTCAGTTCACCTGAAGGCATAAATAATGTGAAACTATTGAGCAAACCAGAAAAGCCATCTGAAATTTTAATGCCACGAGGCTTGATAAATTCCGGGAATCTCTGCTTTGTTAATGCAACATTGCAAGCACTCCTTTCATGCTCACAATTTGTTCATCTTCTGCATGATCTTAGAACTCGCAATCTTCCCAAG GTTGCCTATCCAACACTTCATGCGTTTGTCGACTTCATCTCAAATTTTGACATGCCAAAAGATTGGAATGCTGAAAAAAGTAAGGCAGCAGTTCTTGAAAGTGGGAAACCTTTCCATGCAAGCATGTTTGAGCTTGTTTTGAAGAAATTTACTCCAGACGTGCCTTCAAATCTATCTGGGGGAAGACCTAG ACAAGAAGATGCCCAAGAATTCTTGAGTTATGTCATGGACCAAATGCATGATGAATTGTTGAAACTTAAAGGCCCTTCATCACATCAAAATGGAGTTAACTGCTCTCTTGTATCTTctgatgaagaagatggttgGGAAACTGTTGGACGAAAAAACCGATCTGCTGTCACCAGAACTCAGAAATTTCTGCCATCTGAGTTGAGTGCAATTTTTGGGGGGCAACTAAGAAGTGTTGTGAAGGCAAGAG GCAACAGAGCTTCAGCTACTGTTCAGCCATTCCTCCTGCTCCATCTTGACATTCATCCGGGAACTGTTCACACAATTGAAGATGCCTTACATTTGTTTTCTGCTTTGGAGACACTGGAAGGATACAGAATATCCACCGGGAAG GATGGTGAAGTAGCTGCTAGCAAGTCAGTGAAGATTCAAGAGCTCCCTCGAATTATGATACTGCATCTAATGCGGTTCAGCTATGGAAGCAACGGAATGACTAAACTGCATAAACCTGTCCAATTCCCACTCGAGCTTGTACTCGGTCACGAGTTGCTTGTACACCCATTATCAGAG GGACGAAGATATGAGCTTGTTGCAACGATCACACACCACGGCAGAGAACCGTCAAGAGGACATTACACAGCTGACACGAAGTATTCTGACGGGCAGTGGCTCCG ACAAATATAG